A region of Paenibacillus thiaminolyticus DNA encodes the following proteins:
- the putP gene encoding sodium/proline symporter PutP, with amino-acid sequence MSENTLKMIAIVIYMATMLGIGWYAFRKTTNLTDYMLGGRSLGPAVTALSAGAADMSGWLLMGLPGGIYLTGLSNTWIALGLSVGAYLNWLFVAPRLRTYTEVSGNSITIPSFLENRFKDSTKLLRIVSSIVILIFFTFYISSGMVAGAVFFENSFSLPYLAGLLLVSGVVVAYTLFGGFLAVSWTDFVQGLIMLLALILVPLLAMSETGGLANTVDTIRSIDPSLLDLFTSTTALGIISAVAWGLGYVGQPHIIVRFMAIRSVQETKTARRIGMGWMVASLLGASLTALIGLAFFTQTNYILSNPEAVFIQLGQILFHPFIAGIVLAAVLAAIMSTVSSQLIVTSSALTEDLYKLILRKNASDKELVFFGRMAVLTISVIACLLALGGENKTILSLVAYAWAGFGASFGPVIVLSLYWRKMTNWGAIAGMLAGAATVIIWKNIDLQITKDIYEIIPGFIVNLIASIVISLFTYQRDEAIEQEFDTSLKLLHTNVEEA; translated from the coding sequence ATGTCAGAAAATACCCTAAAAATGATTGCCATCGTGATATATATGGCAACGATGCTGGGTATAGGGTGGTATGCTTTCCGCAAAACGACAAACTTGACGGACTATATGTTAGGGGGACGTTCCTTAGGGCCTGCTGTAACCGCTTTAAGTGCTGGGGCTGCCGATATGAGCGGATGGCTGTTAATGGGGCTTCCGGGAGGAATTTACCTGACGGGACTGTCAAATACCTGGATTGCCCTTGGCTTATCGGTTGGGGCCTATCTTAACTGGCTGTTTGTTGCCCCGCGTTTGCGCACATACACGGAAGTTTCCGGAAATTCCATTACCATTCCGTCGTTTTTGGAAAATCGATTTAAGGATAGCACCAAACTTCTGCGGATCGTTTCCTCCATTGTTATCCTTATTTTCTTTACATTCTATATTTCCTCAGGTATGGTGGCAGGAGCCGTCTTTTTTGAAAACTCCTTCTCCCTTCCTTACCTAGCGGGGCTGCTCCTCGTTTCCGGAGTGGTTGTTGCCTATACATTGTTTGGGGGCTTTCTTGCTGTCAGTTGGACGGACTTTGTCCAAGGGCTTATCATGCTGCTTGCCCTTATCCTTGTGCCGTTGTTAGCGATGAGCGAGACGGGTGGGTTGGCCAACACAGTTGATACAATCAGATCCATAGATCCGTCCCTCCTGGATTTATTTACTAGCACCACTGCGCTCGGCATCATCTCCGCAGTTGCCTGGGGACTTGGCTATGTTGGTCAACCACATATTATCGTCCGCTTTATGGCCATCCGCTCTGTACAGGAGACCAAAACTGCGCGACGTATCGGTATGGGCTGGATGGTTGCCTCATTACTTGGCGCTTCATTAACAGCATTGATTGGTCTTGCTTTTTTTACACAAACAAATTATATATTGTCTAATCCAGAAGCTGTCTTCATTCAACTTGGACAAATTTTATTCCATCCGTTTATTGCCGGAATAGTCCTTGCTGCTGTATTGGCTGCCATAATGAGCACGGTGTCTTCTCAGCTCATTGTAACCTCTAGTGCATTAACAGAAGATTTATATAAGCTGATTCTGCGTAAAAATGCCTCTGATAAAGAACTTGTGTTCTTTGGAAGAATGGCTGTTCTAACGATTTCAGTCATCGCCTGCCTGCTCGCGTTGGGCGGTGAGAATAAAACCATTTTAAGTCTCGTCGCTTATGCCTGGGCCGGTTTTGGCGCTTCCTTTGGCCCCGTTATCGTATTAAGCCTGTACTGGAGAAAAATGACCAATTGGGGTGCCATTGCCGGAATGTTAGCAGGTGCAGCAACCGTGATTATCTGGAAAAACATTGACTTGCAAATTACTAAGGATATATACGAAATCATTCCCGGATTTATCGTCAACCTTATCGCCAGTATTGTCATAAGCCTGTTTACCTATCAACGGGACGAAGCTATCGAACAAGAGTTTGATACCAGCTTGAAACTGTTGCATACAAATGTAGAAGAAGCATGA